The following are encoded in a window of Pseudalgibacter alginicilyticus genomic DNA:
- a CDS encoding circularly permuted type 2 ATP-grasp protein has translation MIVDRNILFKNYFSGVKNYDEVLKSNMSINPYWEKLLNNLNQIGSKNLISKQNEIDWLMSENGVTYNVYNDPKGMNRAWNLNIVPFILSQNEWEHIEKGIKQRSELLNLILKDIYGKRELIKNEIIPQEVIYAHRGFLRQCDQIQYTTTKHLLIHSVDLSRGPDGQLWVVNDRTQAPSGMGYALENRYSISRVLPNIFKDISIKQPSNFFQDFNQMLLDAAPQNKENPTIVILSPGPHNETYFEHAYLASFLGHPLVYGNDLVVRNGKVWMKSLKELKQVDVILRRVDDVFMDPLELREDSYLGVAGLLEVIRQQNVSIINPIGSGILENSGLIPFMNAICKYFLKEDLILPQIASWWCGQEKERNYVIENLENLVVKRIDRSNRENIFFCEFLNESAIKNLKADIQANPYHFVAQDKISFSTAPDFVNGKLEPRKVMCRMFSVAKNNTYSIMPGGLVRVAAERENLFVSNQRGGISKDFWILTDEPQTNIQNYAWDTSCKIPISDINDLPSNTAENLFWSGRYLGRALVTARFLRMVLNKMNSIQYNNRKSQSDSLHFLFQSLTNITYTFPGFVGKERKEALKNPLNEIQSLMLDKTRVGSFAQTMTSFNNSYYSLRNLWSKDMWRVFDSIQKLWSKFNENKDYSVSELIKLLDRNITRLIAFMGLIEESILVEQGLLLYFIGLQQEQAMMNVEKCRSLLVFNHDKVTQYEILESLLTSHESLNIYRYSYRSYLSVENVIQLILLDKEYPKSLTYQLRRIQKDIDRLPHSESIGKTTQCQIFINEANKKIQSLNVEFLMELNKNESLRQNLDDVLSELSDLLHETSMAISDTYFNHSYQQKQLVNQNFPLS, from the coding sequence ATGATTGTAGATAGGAATATATTATTTAAAAATTATTTTTCTGGTGTAAAAAATTATGATGAAGTATTAAAGTCTAATATGTCCATCAATCCATATTGGGAAAAACTACTCAATAACCTAAATCAAATAGGATCTAAAAATTTAATATCCAAACAGAATGAGATTGATTGGTTGATGAGTGAAAATGGGGTAACCTATAATGTTTACAACGACCCAAAAGGCATGAATCGTGCATGGAATTTGAATATTGTACCTTTTATTCTTTCTCAAAACGAATGGGAACACATTGAAAAAGGTATTAAACAACGGTCCGAATTATTAAATCTTATTTTAAAAGATATTTATGGAAAACGGGAACTTATAAAAAATGAAATTATTCCTCAAGAAGTTATTTATGCACATCGAGGTTTTTTAAGACAATGCGATCAAATTCAATATACCACAACTAAACACCTGTTAATACATTCTGTAGATTTATCTAGAGGTCCTGATGGACAATTGTGGGTAGTAAACGATCGCACACAAGCCCCCTCAGGCATGGGTTACGCATTAGAAAATAGATATTCAATTAGTAGAGTACTTCCTAATATTTTTAAAGACATAAGTATCAAACAACCCTCCAACTTCTTTCAAGATTTTAATCAAATGTTGTTGGATGCAGCTCCTCAAAACAAGGAAAATCCTACCATTGTAATTTTAAGTCCTGGACCTCATAACGAAACCTATTTTGAACACGCATATTTAGCATCTTTCTTAGGCCACCCCTTGGTTTATGGAAATGATTTGGTTGTGAGAAACGGCAAGGTTTGGATGAAATCATTAAAGGAACTCAAACAAGTAGATGTTATTTTAAGACGTGTGGATGATGTTTTTATGGATCCATTAGAATTGAGAGAAGATTCATATTTGGGAGTTGCAGGGCTTCTAGAGGTTATTCGTCAACAAAATGTAAGCATCATAAACCCCATTGGTAGTGGTATTTTAGAAAACTCTGGGCTAATTCCTTTTATGAATGCTATTTGCAAATATTTTTTGAAAGAAGATTTGATACTACCACAAATAGCGTCTTGGTGGTGCGGACAAGAAAAAGAACGCAATTACGTTATAGAAAATCTTGAAAATTTAGTTGTTAAACGTATTGACCGCTCCAATAGAGAAAATATTTTTTTCTGTGAGTTTTTAAATGAGTCGGCCATAAAAAACTTAAAAGCTGATATCCAAGCAAATCCGTACCACTTTGTAGCACAAGACAAAATATCATTTTCAACAGCTCCAGACTTTGTCAATGGTAAGTTGGAGCCACGAAAAGTTATGTGCAGAATGTTTTCTGTGGCTAAAAACAACACATACAGCATCATGCCTGGAGGATTAGTTCGAGTAGCTGCAGAAAGAGAAAATCTATTTGTTTCTAATCAACGCGGTGGTATTAGTAAAGATTTTTGGATTCTTACAGATGAACCACAAACTAACATTCAAAACTACGCTTGGGATACTTCATGTAAAATTCCTATTTCAGATATTAATGATTTACCTAGTAATACTGCTGAAAACCTCTTTTGGTCTGGCCGTTATTTAGGTAGAGCTTTAGTTACCGCTCGATTTTTAAGAATGGTATTAAATAAAATGAATAGCATCCAATACAATAACCGCAAATCACAATCCGATAGCTTGCATTTTCTTTTCCAATCCTTAACTAACATAACTTATACATTTCCTGGTTTTGTAGGTAAAGAAAGAAAAGAAGCTTTAAAAAACCCACTAAATGAAATTCAATCTTTAATGCTTGATAAAACGAGAGTTGGTAGTTTTGCACAAACCATGACTAGTTTTAACAACTCCTATTATTCTTTAAGAAACTTATGGTCTAAAGATATGTGGCGGGTATTTGATAGCATTCAAAAATTATGGTCTAAATTTAATGAAAACAAAGATTATTCTGTTTCTGAATTAATCAAACTCTTAGACCGCAATATAACGCGCTTAATTGCTTTCATGGGTCTTATTGAAGAAAGTATTTTAGTTGAACAAGGTTTACTTTTATATTTTATAGGTTTACAACAAGAACAGGCCATGATGAACGTTGAAAAATGCCGTTCACTTTTAGTTTTTAACCATGATAAGGTAACCCAATATGAAATACTTGAATCCTTATTAACCAGTCACGAAAGTCTGAATATTTACAGATATAGCTATCGCTCCTACTTGAGTGTAGAAAATGTCATTCAACTTATTTTATTAGACAAGGAATATCCTAAATCCTTAACCTATCAACTTAGGCGGATTCAAAAAGACATTGATCGTTTGCCTCATTCAGAAAGTATTGGAAAGACTACACAATGTCAAATTTTTATTAATGAAGCCAATAAAAAAATTCAAAGTTTAAATGTAGAATTCCTAATGGAATTAAATAAAAATGAGAGTTTAAGACAAAATTTAGACGATGTACTATCCGAGTTGAGCGATTTACTTCATGAAACTTCTATGGCT